From the genome of Geobacter sp. SVR, one region includes:
- the nrfH gene encoding cytochrome c nitrite reductase small subunit encodes MQLLSKRRPMAIILALVLLTGAITLFMAFGPPRLLAKSEAPEFCGGCHVMGEQYTAWSHAGAHRRLTCVDCHLPNGNPLEHYVWKGIDGMKDVVSFHTGLIPERIELSQHGKRVLQANCIRCHGATVAQMDTTRQCWGCHRQLRHRLTGSIATR; translated from the coding sequence CTGGTCCTGCTGACCGGCGCCATCACCCTTTTCATGGCCTTCGGCCCTCCCCGGCTTCTGGCCAAATCCGAGGCACCCGAATTCTGCGGCGGCTGCCACGTCATGGGCGAGCAGTACACCGCCTGGAGCCACGCCGGAGCCCATCGCCGGCTCACGTGCGTCGATTGCCATCTTCCCAACGGCAATCCGCTCGAACACTACGTCTGGAAGGGAATCGACGGCATGAAGGATGTGGTTTCGTTCCACACCGGCCTGATTCCCGAGCGGATCGAACTGTCGCAGCACGGGAAGCGGGTCCTGCAGGCCAATTGCATCCGCTGCCATGGGGCAACCGTGGCGCAGATGGATACGACCCGGCAATGTTGGGGCTGCCACCGGCAACTGCGGCACCGCCTGACCGGCAGCATCGCTACCCGTTGA